The following are from one region of the Stenotrophomonas lactitubi genome:
- the gspD gene encoding type II secretion system secretin GspD has product MNLRFLPWSLALTLLVGCSTVSAPHVQRNGNLQPSASAGQAATDAQTEAADQAQGTPQAVIRRGTGTMINREAARKPSPALHAASSGEATFNFEGESVHAVVKAILGDMLGQNYVIAPGVQGTVTLATPKPVSPAQALNLLEMVLGWNNARMVYSGGRYNIVAADQALAGTVAPSTAPASSARGFEVRVVPLQFISATEMKKVLEPYARPNAIVNVDSGRNVITLGGTRAELENYLHTVEIFDVDWLSGMSVGVFPIQSGKAEQVAADLEKVFGEESKTPSAGMFRFLPLENANAVLVITPQVRYLDQIQQWLDRIDTAGGSARLFSHELRYIKARDLAERLSEAFASSGNRSGAGPASLAPGAIPSQLGSDGDRGMDANNGSSFNNTVGGSSGSSGGGSSGSLNLPQRQSGNVSISLEVEGDRVGVSAVEETNTLLVRSTPQAWRSIREVIEKLDVMPLQVHIEAQVAEVGLTGDLKYGVNWYFDNAVAGRALTGALAGLSLPAAAGGSWNTFAGAVTGTDGAGWAFTGHNGAAVVSALDKVTDVRLLQTPSVFVRNNAEATLNVGDKVPINTTTVNTGIGTSSYSSVQYIDTGVILKVRPRVTRDGTVFLDIVQEISSASDVPENCNPQERNCNPRISTKKLATEAAVQSGDTIMLAGLITDSATDGSSGIPGLSRIPVLGALFGQKSRTSRRSEVIVLLTPTIVRNGQEARTLTDEYSQRFRAMEPLNQPGSKK; this is encoded by the coding sequence ATGAATCTGCGTTTTCTTCCCTGGTCCCTTGCCCTGACACTGCTGGTCGGCTGCAGCACCGTGTCCGCCCCGCATGTGCAACGCAACGGCAACCTGCAGCCATCGGCCAGCGCCGGTCAGGCCGCCACCGATGCGCAGACCGAAGCGGCCGATCAAGCCCAGGGGACGCCGCAGGCGGTGATCCGCCGTGGCACCGGCACCATGATCAACCGCGAGGCCGCGCGCAAGCCGTCGCCCGCGTTGCATGCGGCCAGCTCCGGCGAAGCCACCTTCAACTTCGAGGGCGAGTCGGTGCACGCGGTGGTCAAGGCCATCCTCGGTGACATGCTCGGCCAGAACTACGTGATTGCCCCGGGGGTGCAGGGCACAGTGACCCTGGCCACGCCCAAGCCGGTATCGCCGGCACAGGCACTGAACCTGCTGGAGATGGTGCTGGGCTGGAACAACGCCCGCATGGTCTACAGCGGTGGCCGCTACAACATCGTCGCCGCCGACCAGGCACTGGCCGGGACCGTGGCGCCGAGCACTGCGCCCGCCTCCAGTGCACGCGGCTTTGAAGTGCGCGTGGTGCCGCTGCAGTTCATCTCCGCCACCGAGATGAAGAAGGTGCTGGAGCCCTATGCGCGGCCCAATGCCATCGTCAACGTCGACAGCGGCCGCAACGTGATCACCCTGGGCGGCACCCGTGCCGAACTCGAGAACTACCTGCACACCGTCGAGATCTTCGACGTCGACTGGCTCTCGGGCATGTCGGTGGGCGTGTTCCCGATCCAGTCCGGCAAGGCCGAGCAGGTCGCGGCCGATCTGGAAAAGGTATTCGGCGAGGAGAGCAAGACGCCCAGCGCCGGCATGTTCCGTTTTCTGCCGCTGGAAAACGCCAACGCCGTGCTGGTGATCACCCCGCAGGTGCGCTACCTGGACCAGATCCAGCAGTGGCTGGACCGCATCGATACCGCCGGTGGCAGCGCGCGCCTGTTCTCGCATGAACTGCGTTACATCAAGGCACGCGATCTGGCTGAACGCCTCAGCGAAGCCTTTGCCAGCAGCGGCAACCGTAGCGGCGCCGGCCCGGCATCGCTGGCACCGGGCGCCATTCCGTCGCAGCTGGGCAGTGATGGCGACCGCGGCATGGACGCCAACAACGGCAGCAGCTTCAACAACACGGTGGGTGGCAGCAGCGGCAGCAGTGGCGGCGGCAGCTCCGGTTCCCTGAACCTGCCGCAGCGCCAGTCGGGCAACGTCAGCATCAGCCTGGAAGTGGAGGGCGATCGTGTCGGCGTGTCGGCGGTGGAAGAGACGAACACGTTGCTGGTGCGTTCGACGCCGCAGGCCTGGCGCTCGATCCGCGAGGTGATCGAAAAGCTGGACGTGATGCCGCTGCAGGTGCACATCGAAGCGCAGGTGGCCGAGGTCGGGCTGACCGGCGACCTGAAGTACGGCGTGAACTGGTACTTCGACAACGCCGTGGCAGGGCGCGCGCTGACTGGAGCATTGGCTGGGCTGTCCCTGCCGGCGGCGGCCGGCGGATCCTGGAACACCTTCGCCGGTGCGGTGACCGGCACCGATGGCGCCGGTTGGGCATTTACCGGGCACAACGGTGCGGCCGTGGTCAGCGCACTGGACAAGGTCACCGACGTGCGCCTGCTGCAGACACCCTCGGTGTTCGTGCGCAACAACGCCGAAGCCACGCTCAACGTGGGCGACAAGGTGCCGATCAACACCACCACGGTCAACACCGGCATCGGCACCAGCAGCTACAGCTCGGTGCAGTACATCGACACCGGCGTGATCCTGAAGGTGCGCCCGCGCGTAACCCGCGACGGCACGGTGTTCCTGGACATCGTGCAGGAGATCAGCAGCGCCTCCGACGTACCGGAGAACTGCAATCCGCAGGAGCGCAACTGCAATCCGCGCATCTCCACCAAGAAGCTGGCTACTGAGGCGGCGGTGCAGAGCGGGGACACCATCATGCTGGCTGGCCTGATCACCGATTCGGCCACTGATGGCAGCAGCGGCATTCCCGGCCTCAGCCGGATTCCGGTGTTGGGTGCGCTGTTCGGCCAGAAGAGCCGCACCAGCCGTCGTTCGGAAGTGATCGTGCTGCTGACCCCGACCATCGTCCGCAACGGCCAGGAAGCACGCACCCTGACCGACGAATACAGCCAGCGCTTCCGCGCGATGGAGCCGCTGAACCAGCCGGGCTCAAAGAAGTAG
- a CDS encoding glycosyltransferase family 2 protein produces MGAIVLLPLGVDDAVLDRCLAALDAGTAAGTSIWLGDDAQAGPRAQAVVEHWLAHTPLQAEYTRRARPLGEVAHLDEMLRACDGLDVAVLAPDSVPAPGWLQQLQATFARDAAIATATPWCNVGETAAWPRLGELNPEPSDPALLAHVCAALPTLHPELPSAVTHAVLVRANARRRAGGLDAESYLGWNAALVDLSLRMAGLGWRNVLCENAFVSRASEAPSRDGDLEALAARWPGWVPRLADFLMHDPLHALRQDLQHNLQQAIMPRGQGDLFVPPSPLEPPV; encoded by the coding sequence ATGGGGGCGATCGTGTTGTTGCCGCTCGGCGTGGACGACGCGGTGCTTGACCGCTGCCTGGCCGCGCTCGATGCCGGTACCGCAGCGGGGACATCGATCTGGCTGGGCGATGACGCGCAAGCCGGGCCACGTGCACAAGCGGTGGTCGAACACTGGCTGGCACATACGCCGCTGCAGGCCGAATACACCCGCCGCGCCAGACCCCTCGGCGAGGTCGCCCATCTGGACGAAATGCTGCGTGCCTGCGACGGCCTGGACGTCGCGGTGCTGGCCCCGGACAGCGTGCCTGCACCGGGATGGCTGCAGCAGTTGCAGGCCACCTTCGCTCGTGACGCCGCCATCGCCACCGCCACGCCGTGGTGCAATGTGGGCGAAACCGCTGCCTGGCCGCGGCTGGGTGAACTCAACCCCGAACCGAGCGACCCGGCGCTGTTGGCCCACGTCTGCGCGGCGCTGCCGACCCTGCATCCTGAACTCCCCTCGGCAGTCACTCATGCGGTGCTGGTGCGCGCCAATGCGCGGCGGCGCGCCGGTGGCCTGGATGCAGAAAGCTACCTGGGCTGGAACGCGGCGCTGGTCGATCTGAGCCTGCGCATGGCCGGCCTCGGCTGGCGCAACGTGTTGTGCGAAAACGCCTTCGTCAGCCGTGCCAGTGAAGCGCCCAGCCGCGACGGCGATCTGGAGGCATTGGCCGCGCGCTGGCCGGGCTGGGTACCGCGGCTGGCTGACTTCCTGATGCATGATCCGCTGCACGCGCTGCGCCAGGACCTGCAGCACAACCTGCAGCAGGCGATAATGCCGCGCGGGCAGGGCGACCTGTTCGTCCCGCCATCACCGCTGGAGCCGCCTGTTTGA
- a CDS encoding glycosyltransferase family 2 protein — MNSAIAAIVVTYQSGSTIDACLSRLRQAQDVAEIRVIDNGSLDDTLEVIQRHASHDPRVRFIANPDNPGFAAANNQGAADSRSPWLAFINPDLMVEIDTLAALRDRAGAVGDSLLGVEQVDEHGQADDAVRRRDPDFLAMLRSPGRGARLAIAGDPVQPLQQVPALSGALLLMPRALFDRIGGWDAGYRLHAEDLDLCRRVRDAGGVVAIANDLKVTHVRGVSSRSRPFFVEWHKHRGLWRYFSKFEGPQRSLPVRVAVWGAIWAHALVQVPRLLRRSL, encoded by the coding sequence TTGAATTCCGCCATTGCCGCCATCGTCGTCACCTACCAGAGCGGCAGCACCATCGATGCCTGCCTGTCGCGACTGCGCCAGGCGCAGGACGTGGCCGAGATCCGGGTGATCGACAACGGTTCGCTGGATGACACCCTGGAAGTCATACAGCGCCACGCCAGCCACGATCCGCGCGTGCGTTTCATTGCCAACCCGGACAATCCCGGTTTCGCCGCAGCCAACAACCAGGGCGCTGCTGATTCACGCAGCCCGTGGCTGGCCTTCATCAATCCCGACCTGATGGTCGAAATCGATACCCTCGCCGCACTGCGTGACCGCGCCGGTGCGGTGGGCGACAGTCTGCTGGGTGTGGAGCAGGTGGACGAGCACGGCCAGGCCGATGACGCGGTAAGGCGTCGTGATCCGGACTTCCTCGCCATGCTGCGCTCGCCCGGGCGCGGCGCGCGGTTGGCCATTGCCGGCGACCCGGTGCAGCCGTTGCAGCAGGTACCGGCGTTGTCCGGTGCGCTGCTGCTGATGCCGCGCGCCTTGTTTGATCGCATCGGCGGCTGGGATGCCGGTTACCGGCTGCATGCCGAAGACCTGGACCTGTGCCGCCGCGTGCGTGATGCCGGTGGCGTGGTCGCCATCGCCAACGACCTGAAGGTGACCCATGTGCGCGGGGTGTCCAGCCGTTCGCGGCCGTTCTTCGTGGAATGGCACAAGCATCGCGGGCTGTGGCGCTACTTCAGCAAGTTCGAAGGGCCGCAGCGGTCGTTGCCGGTGCGGGTGGCAGTGTGGGGCGCGATCTGGGCCCACGCGCTGGTGCAGGTACCGAGGCTGCTGCGCAGGTCGCTGTAA
- the pncB gene encoding nicotinate phosphoribosyltransferase, producing MPIIQSLLDTDLYKFTMMQAVLHQHPGAQVQYRFKCRTPGIELARFIDQIDEEIDHLCSLRFSNEELDYMRGLRFVKPDFADFLGLFHLDRKYIQLRASKTVPGEIELDITGPWLHTILFEVPLLAIINEVWFRNTTTADFAEGERRLQAKAALLRDTPGFEQCRIADYGSRRRYSRDWHARLLPLLRDALGPQLVGTSNVHFARLYGMTPHGTMAHEYLQAFQALGPRLRDSQVAALESWAREYRGDLGIALSDVVGLDAFLRDFDMYFCKLFDGVRHDSGDPFDWGDRMLAHFQQRRVDARSKVLVFSDGLDITKVMRLYDYFRGRCQVAFGVGTHLTNDLGPTPLNIVIKMVRCNGQPVAKLSDSPGKSMCDDPGYLSYLRQVFELPDPVQG from the coding sequence ATGCCTATCATCCAGTCCCTGCTCGACACCGACCTGTACAAGTTCACCATGATGCAGGCGGTGCTGCACCAGCACCCCGGCGCGCAGGTTCAATACCGTTTCAAATGCCGCACACCTGGTATCGAGCTGGCCCGCTTCATCGACCAGATCGATGAGGAGATCGACCACCTGTGCAGCCTGCGCTTCAGCAATGAAGAGCTGGACTACATGCGCGGCCTGCGCTTCGTGAAGCCGGATTTCGCCGACTTCCTCGGCCTGTTCCACCTGGATCGCAAGTACATCCAGCTGCGTGCGTCGAAGACGGTGCCTGGTGAGATCGAGCTGGATATCACCGGTCCGTGGTTGCACACCATCCTGTTCGAAGTGCCGCTGCTGGCGATCATCAACGAAGTCTGGTTCCGCAACACCACCACGGCGGATTTCGCCGAAGGCGAACGCCGGCTGCAGGCCAAGGCCGCGCTGCTGCGCGATACCCCCGGCTTCGAACAGTGCCGCATCGCCGACTACGGCAGCCGCCGCCGCTATTCGCGCGACTGGCATGCGCGCCTGCTGCCGCTGCTGCGCGACGCGCTGGGCCCGCAGCTGGTCGGCACCAGCAACGTGCACTTCGCCCGCCTGTACGGCATGACCCCGCACGGCACCATGGCCCACGAATACCTGCAGGCATTCCAGGCGCTGGGTCCGCGCCTGCGCGATTCGCAGGTGGCGGCACTGGAATCGTGGGCGCGCGAGTACCGCGGCGACCTCGGCATCGCGCTGTCCGACGTGGTCGGGCTGGATGCGTTCCTGCGCGACTTCGACATGTATTTCTGCAAGCTGTTCGATGGCGTGCGCCATGATTCCGGCGACCCGTTCGACTGGGGCGACCGCATGCTGGCCCACTTCCAGCAGCGCCGCGTCGACGCGCGCAGCAAGGTGCTGGTGTTCAGCGATGGGCTCGACATCACCAAGGTGATGCGCCTGTACGACTACTTCCGCGGCCGCTGCCAGGTGGCGTTCGGCGTGGGTACCCATCTGACCAACGATCTGGGGCCGACCCCGCTCAACATCGTCATCAAGATGGTCCGCTGCAATGGCCAGCCGGTGGCCAAGCTCAGTGACTCACCGGGCAAGAGCATGTGCGATGACCCGGGTTACCTGTCCTACCTGCGGCAGGTGTTCGAACTGCCGGACCCGGTTCAGGGGTAG
- a CDS encoding type 1 fimbrial protein — MKSSILLCVALMSVSALAQASSGSVRFSGRIVDPGCTTRLSQQELSLEACPPSAKGAKVAVTALGEGETATLREGGRHGQQLAVAARTMRAGDLSFSERYRLEASQRQPLRGAYLVVVDYP, encoded by the coding sequence ATGAAGAGCTCGATCCTGCTGTGCGTGGCCTTGATGTCCGTCAGCGCACTGGCCCAGGCCAGCAGCGGAAGCGTCCGCTTCAGCGGTCGCATCGTCGATCCCGGCTGCACGACGCGCCTGTCCCAGCAGGAGCTGAGCCTGGAAGCGTGCCCGCCGTCGGCCAAGGGCGCCAAGGTGGCGGTGACGGCGCTGGGCGAAGGTGAAACGGCAACGCTGCGCGAAGGCGGCCGCCATGGCCAGCAGCTGGCCGTGGCCGCACGCACGATGCGTGCCGGCGACCTGTCGTTCTCCGAGCGCTATCGCCTGGAAGCCTCCCAGCGCCAACCGCTGCGAGGCGCCTATCTGGTGGTGGTCGACTACCCCTGA
- a CDS encoding fimbrial protein yields the protein MHKIKFIAVLMLAAAPLAANAADGTITFNGKVTDKTCTISTPGGKDFSVNLPTVSKSTLAAAGAVAGRTPFAINLTKCSAGNVATYFEPGSTVDFNSGRLNNQAAANAAGNVQLQLLGSNNQFLPVKASGANQAQDNSQWVTVAADGTANLNYYAEYYATAAATAGEVTSNVKYTIIYN from the coding sequence ATGCACAAGATCAAATTCATCGCGGTTCTGATGCTGGCTGCCGCTCCGCTGGCCGCCAATGCTGCCGACGGCACCATCACCTTCAACGGCAAGGTCACCGACAAGACCTGCACCATCTCGACCCCGGGTGGCAAGGACTTCTCTGTCAACCTGCCGACCGTGTCCAAGAGCACCCTGGCTGCCGCCGGTGCCGTCGCTGGTCGTACCCCGTTCGCGATCAACCTGACCAAGTGCAGCGCCGGCAACGTCGCTACCTACTTCGAGCCGGGTTCGACCGTTGACTTCAACAGCGGCCGCCTGAACAACCAGGCTGCGGCCAATGCTGCCGGCAACGTGCAGCTGCAGCTGCTGGGCTCGAACAACCAGTTCCTGCCGGTCAAGGCCTCGGGCGCCAACCAGGCCCAGGACAACTCGCAGTGGGTGACCGTTGCTGCCGATGGCACCGCCAACCTGAACTACTACGCTGAGTACTACGCGACCGCCGCCGCGACTGCCGGTGAAGTCACCAGCAACGTCAAGTACACGATCATCTACAACTGA
- a CDS encoding fimbrial biogenesis chaperone: MKAIFPRALLLAAFTLPFCQNALAGVVVNGTRVIYPAQSREVTVQVDNVGDSPALVQAWVDSGDANQTADTSDAPFVLTPPISRVEPGRSQALRLIFSGAQLPTDHESVFWLNVLDVPPSPESADSGEQNYLQVAFRSRLKLFYRPQGLKGVANDAPAALRWTRSGDRLRVENPSPFHVTLAEVHAVTGSGERPVEEQGKMVAPKQSLDFAAPAGIEQVRFITINDYGGRVEHTIRLSATGG; the protein is encoded by the coding sequence ATGAAAGCAATCTTTCCCCGGGCGCTGCTGCTGGCAGCGTTCACGCTGCCCTTCTGCCAGAACGCTCTGGCCGGCGTGGTGGTCAATGGCACGCGAGTGATCTACCCGGCGCAATCGCGCGAAGTCACCGTGCAGGTCGACAACGTGGGCGACTCGCCCGCGCTGGTGCAGGCGTGGGTCGACAGTGGCGACGCCAACCAGACCGCTGATACCAGTGATGCACCGTTCGTGCTGACGCCGCCGATCAGCCGTGTCGAGCCCGGTCGCAGCCAGGCGCTGCGCCTGATCTTCTCTGGCGCGCAGCTGCCGACCGACCACGAATCGGTGTTCTGGCTCAACGTGCTGGATGTGCCGCCGTCGCCGGAAAGCGCCGACAGTGGCGAACAGAACTACCTGCAGGTCGCGTTTCGTTCGCGCCTCAAGCTTTTTTACCGGCCGCAGGGCCTGAAGGGCGTCGCCAACGACGCGCCTGCAGCACTGCGCTGGACCCGCAGCGGTGATCGCCTGCGGGTGGAAAACCCCAGTCCCTTCCACGTGACCCTGGCTGAAGTGCATGCCGTGACCGGCAGCGGCGAACGGCCGGTCGAAGAGCAGGGAAAGATGGTTGCACCGAAGCAGAGCCTCGATTTCGCGGCTCCGGCCGGCATCGAGCAGGTCCGCTTCATCACCATCAACGACTACGGCGGCCGGGTCGAACACACGATCCGCCTGTCCGCTACCGGGGGCTGA
- a CDS encoding fimbria/pilus outer membrane usher protein → MSIHQALCLLAAGVACPGWALAAPANLGEQALMAQSGAATARAPEQAQFNSSFLSGQAKQVDLAAFSNGNPMVAGNYRVDVYVNGAWQGRRDLQFKADAQGRVDACLDVATLEELGVDSEAVLLQQDPSAALDKSTCVPVQQRMANAYGTYDSGNLRYDLSIPQAFMRREARGYVNPALWDRGINAGFVGYSFNAIDSDSRTDGGNRNRSAYLGLNAGLNLGGWQFRHDSNLTWNEGDGRHWQSIATYAQRGIPQVRGMLTLGEAYTSGELFDSIGYRGASLASDDRMLPDSLRGYAPIVRGIAETNARVEVRQNQQLIYSASVSPGNFVIDDLYPTGYGGDLEVSVVEADGRRREFKVPFGSVPQMLRAGVSRYAITAGQVRNKQLRDEPWLMQGTYQRGIGNQLTLYGGSALSDGYLSLLYGIGVSTPLGAFAADVTHARTSFDHYGNSTGASVRLSYSNMIGETGTNLTLAAYRYSTEGFYSLQDALYARDADDRGIDPSTRGRQRSQFQLTLNQPLGRRWGALYVTGSVRDFYDRPGTAKQYQVGYNNAWRSVNFGFSALRTEEGALGRSDTQYLLSMSVPLGRGTRPVSLSADVGVRERGGYDSSRVGITGAAGVDNNFSYGVALSDTRDGGTTAVGNAEYRSRYTALNATYGHSRDFRQASFGANGSLVMHPGGVTFTPQRGETMVLVEAPGARDAMVSNAPGLRIDGRGYAVVPYVSPYRLNTVTLDPQGMAHDVELESSSQSIAPFAGAISYLRFDTRKGNALLIQVRNADGRTLPFGAQVKDETGQPVGMVSQGGRLYVRSEKNQGSLQVEWGSGADQRCTVDYQVPAGADASKTGFIPLEAACR, encoded by the coding sequence TTGTCGATCCATCAGGCGCTTTGCCTGTTGGCTGCTGGCGTCGCCTGCCCAGGATGGGCACTGGCTGCACCGGCCAATCTCGGCGAACAAGCGCTGATGGCGCAAAGCGGTGCGGCAACGGCGCGTGCGCCGGAACAGGCGCAGTTCAATTCCAGCTTCCTGTCTGGCCAGGCCAAGCAGGTCGACCTGGCAGCGTTCTCCAATGGCAACCCGATGGTTGCCGGCAACTACCGAGTCGACGTCTACGTCAACGGCGCATGGCAGGGCCGCCGCGATCTGCAGTTCAAGGCAGATGCGCAGGGCCGTGTCGATGCCTGCCTGGATGTCGCGACGCTGGAAGAGCTGGGCGTGGACAGCGAAGCGGTCCTGCTCCAGCAGGATCCGTCCGCAGCGCTGGACAAGAGCACCTGTGTGCCGGTGCAGCAGCGCATGGCCAACGCCTACGGTACCTATGACAGCGGCAACCTGCGCTACGACCTCAGCATCCCGCAGGCGTTCATGCGCCGCGAAGCACGAGGCTACGTCAATCCCGCACTGTGGGACCGCGGCATCAATGCCGGTTTCGTTGGCTACAGCTTCAACGCGATCGACAGTGACAGCCGCACCGACGGTGGCAACCGCAACCGCAGCGCCTACCTGGGCCTCAACGCAGGCTTGAACCTGGGCGGCTGGCAGTTCCGCCACGATTCCAACCTGACCTGGAACGAAGGCGACGGCCGTCATTGGCAGAGCATCGCCACCTATGCGCAGCGCGGTATTCCGCAGGTGCGCGGCATGCTCACCCTGGGTGAGGCCTACACCAGCGGCGAGCTGTTCGATTCGATCGGCTACCGCGGTGCCAGCCTGGCCAGCGACGATCGCATGCTGCCCGATTCGCTGCGCGGTTACGCGCCGATCGTGCGTGGCATCGCCGAGACCAATGCGCGCGTCGAAGTGCGCCAGAACCAGCAGCTGATCTATTCGGCCTCGGTGTCGCCGGGCAACTTCGTGATCGACGACCTGTACCCGACCGGTTACGGCGGCGACCTGGAAGTGAGCGTGGTCGAAGCCGATGGCCGTCGCCGCGAGTTCAAGGTTCCGTTCGGTTCGGTGCCGCAGATGCTGCGCGCCGGTGTATCCCGCTATGCGATTACTGCCGGCCAGGTCCGCAACAAGCAGCTGCGCGATGAGCCGTGGCTGATGCAGGGCACCTATCAGCGCGGCATCGGCAACCAGCTGACCCTGTACGGTGGCAGCGCGTTGAGCGATGGCTACCTCTCGCTGCTGTACGGTATCGGCGTGTCCACGCCGCTGGGTGCCTTCGCCGCTGATGTCACCCATGCCCGTACCTCGTTCGATCATTACGGCAACAGCACCGGCGCCAGCGTGCGCCTGAGCTACAGCAACATGATCGGCGAGACCGGCACCAACCTGACCCTGGCTGCTTACCGCTATTCCACTGAAGGCTTCTACAGCCTGCAGGATGCGCTGTATGCACGCGACGCCGATGATCGTGGCATCGATCCGAGCACCCGCGGCCGCCAGCGCAGCCAGTTCCAGCTGACCCTGAACCAGCCGCTCGGCCGTCGCTGGGGCGCGCTGTACGTGACCGGCTCGGTGCGTGACTTCTATGATCGCCCCGGTACTGCCAAGCAGTACCAGGTGGGCTACAACAACGCCTGGCGCTCGGTGAACTTCGGTTTCTCCGCACTGCGTACCGAAGAAGGTGCGCTGGGCCGTTCCGATACCCAGTACCTGTTGTCGATGAGCGTGCCGCTGGGCCGCGGAACCCGCCCGGTCTCGCTCAGTGCCGATGTCGGTGTGCGCGAACGCGGTGGCTACGACAGCAGTCGCGTAGGCATCACCGGCGCCGCAGGCGTGGACAACAACTTCAGCTACGGTGTGGCCCTGTCCGATACCCGCGACGGTGGCACCACCGCCGTCGGCAATGCCGAGTACCGCAGCCGCTACACCGCTTTGAACGCGACCTACGGCCATTCGCGTGACTTCCGCCAGGCATCGTTCGGTGCCAACGGCAGCCTGGTCATGCACCCGGGTGGCGTCACCTTCACCCCGCAGCGCGGTGAAACCATGGTGCTCGTCGAGGCACCGGGTGCACGTGATGCCATGGTCAGCAACGCGCCTGGCCTGCGCATCGATGGTCGCGGTTACGCCGTGGTGCCCTACGTGTCGCCGTATCGTCTCAACACCGTGACCCTGGACCCGCAGGGCATGGCTCACGATGTCGAGCTGGAAAGCAGCAGCCAGTCGATCGCTCCGTTCGCCGGTGCCATCAGCTACCTGCGCTTCGACACCCGCAAGGGCAACGCGTTGCTGATCCAGGTGCGCAACGCCGACGGCCGCACGCTGCCGTTCGGCGCGCAGGTCAAGGACGAAACTGGCCAGCCGGTGGGCATGGTCAGCCAGGGCGGCCGCCTGTACGTGCGCAGCGAGAAGAACCAGGGCAGCCTGCAGGTTGAATGGGGCTCCGGTGCTGACCAGCGCTGCACGGTTGATTACCAGGTACCGGCGGGCGCCGATGCGTCCAAGACCGGCTTCATCCCGCTGGAGGCAGCATGCCGATGA
- a CDS encoding fimbrial protein — protein sequence MPMILFRGRKALATLAVLGGVLLAGPALATCYITQQGFVAQDVQMDMGQIVILPNLPVGGVIKELIVPINQRDNIGYCDRWGGSANGRFVNAAQQSAVPGFSNVYATDVAGVGIRVYRDSGSIQTYYPHTLQLGGNRNLTLNGGRFRVELIKTAAQTGSGTIAPNGRFTTYYLDGDGPGRPELTSTFKGSGTTVVSPTCEVQAGSRNIPVDFGSVPNTSFTGVGSKAVNRDFDIRLNCQGSNLAQFQSKVGIRLDADQDGSNMPGVLKLSAAANSATRIGIQMVQRDGSNEREVRFGQTINVGTTTVGSSTLSLPLRARYVQTQAGTVGAGIANGQATFTIQYE from the coding sequence ATGCCGATGATTCTCTTCCGTGGCCGCAAGGCGCTGGCCACCCTGGCCGTGCTTGGCGGCGTGCTGCTGGCCGGCCCGGCGCTGGCCACCTGCTATATCACCCAGCAGGGGTTCGTCGCGCAGGACGTGCAGATGGACATGGGTCAGATCGTCATCCTGCCCAATCTGCCAGTCGGTGGTGTGATCAAGGAACTGATCGTGCCGATCAACCAGCGCGACAACATTGGTTACTGTGATCGTTGGGGCGGCAGCGCCAACGGTCGCTTCGTGAACGCTGCGCAGCAGAGCGCTGTGCCAGGCTTCAGCAATGTCTATGCCACCGACGTAGCGGGTGTCGGTATTCGTGTCTATCGCGATTCGGGCTCCATCCAGACCTATTACCCCCACACCCTGCAATTGGGGGGCAACCGCAACTTGACCCTCAATGGCGGCCGCTTCCGGGTGGAATTGATCAAGACTGCTGCGCAGACCGGTTCGGGCACCATCGCGCCCAATGGTCGTTTCACCACCTACTATCTTGATGGCGACGGTCCCGGCCGTCCGGAACTGACCTCCACCTTCAAGGGTTCGGGCACCACCGTGGTCAGCCCGACCTGCGAAGTACAGGCCGGCAGCCGCAACATCCCGGTGGATTTCGGCAGCGTGCCCAACACCAGCTTCACCGGCGTCGGCTCCAAGGCCGTCAACCGTGATTTCGACATCCGCCTGAACTGCCAGGGCAGCAACCTTGCGCAGTTCCAGAGCAAGGTCGGCATCCGCCTGGATGCCGACCAGGATGGTTCGAACATGCCGGGCGTGCTCAAGCTGAGCGCCGCTGCCAACAGCGCTACGCGCATCGGCATCCAGATGGTGCAGCGCGATGGCAGCAACGAGCGCGAAGTGCGTTTCGGCCAGACCATCAACGTCGGCACGACGACGGTCGGCAGCTCTACGTTGAGCCTGCCGCTGCGCGCCCGCTACGTGCAGACCCAGGCCGGTACCGTGGGTGCCGGTATTGCAAACGGGCAGGCAACCTTCACCATCCAGTACGAGTGA